GAAGCAGATCAACAAGCAATGATTGCAAAACACTATGGTCTAATTCATGGTCCAAAATATATTGCAATAGATCGCAaatttcttgcaacgccccattagACAGAGCATTGATGAAGAGTATCCCAATCATGCTGTTTTTAATGAttagaaaaatatttacaaaaataacagcGGGAAATATAGTAGTTACTATcaacattaaaaataattttgaactcTAAATAGCTGtatattaatttattatgtacatgtatttgtttcacatttgattgaaatttaaaataattttcaactaTAAATCgctgtataattattatgaacaTGTACTAGTATTTGTTTTACACcttgattatatatttttttctctctcaaggATGAACTTTTCATTCAATATGGGCCCcatctcacaaagagttacgattgatccaatgaatcgtaactctatggaaatccatctgtttcataatttttccacaggaaaattgtaaaatgtcctttgtaaacaaaggaaaacaccaaattgtgaagaaatgaatgaaattattgatatacattcatatctagaacaAATTTcgaacaaacatgaattttacatgtttactttgctggctttccatagttgcgattgatcggatcaattgaaACTCTTTGTTAGAAGTagccctggggagcgtttcatcaatattttcatccgacaagttgtcagatctgacatctttccatgattttgattggctgagaggcactgttcctatggtaactgtcggataaaatgggacttgtcggataaaacgtctgacaagtcctttcatgaaacgccccccaggccAGGTCTTCACTTCAGTCCTCATACATGGCTCCCTTCAACGCTCtgcatttgaaaatgatttccaatcattttctttttgtcctttgtATCTAGTGCGTCCACTGGGTttacatagtaaaaaaaaatcacgctgTTTAAACCTGTCACTgtaacaacaagttgtttagATTTTTACACAATTgttaaaaaagaattgaaatcgTTCAAATGTTTTTAACATCTTgcttcaaaattttaaaaaaattgttagaaTGACGGGcttaaagcagatacgaaccaatagcgccatctcgagtcctcaactatTCAAACATGACCAGTTACCTGaaccataatgctagtgtagtctagtaattTAGAGCCAttcacttgaatgataacatgctaattaactactcaGTAAATTTTGCATcgcaataattatattatattaataaGTAGCacaacaattacttttcctctcaaaacattttattttctctataGAAATACAATTAGAGGTCAATTTTCTCTTAagtattagtagatatctgaaaaagTATACtttaagactatgtatttataacacacagtcaatgagagaccacacacagttcactccccCTTTAAACAACCAGCTTTTAAACagggtttttgcagtgtatgtcTTTTCTAGAGTATTATATGGCATATGGTGTGATAGTGTTCCTGGCACCCGTGGCTTGTCCACTTCTCAGAAATCAATTCAACAGCTACACACTGGATGACCCCGCCAGCCGGTTCACCAGATTTCCAATCTACATAGGATAAAAACATTATGAATCAAATCTAGGAGTCAAGATAATAATTACTGTATCTTCCTTGGTCCTTTGGAGAAGATCTGAAGTCTAGGGTCCTGTGACTGCTTGACAATTGATAAGTCTCaagtccaagtttaatgaaatagATCTGTGCACCTTAAAAgctatgtcatttcaaaaactttcgctaaagatttcaatgttgacgaacCCACCGCCATCGCCTCGCCCCCATCTCGCATGCTCTCTCCCTGTCTGTCATGTTCTCTCTTCCTTTATTCTGTCTTGCTCCCCCTCTGACCCACCCCCTGGTCATAATATGCTGGTTATAATAATGTAATTTACATAACTATTCTGTTTTAATAATTGCCTATTGTGTGTTTATATCTCTGtatatgtaatgataatatatgggatttgtaatgcgccaaatccactcggcagagtgcccaaggcgcagtgaaagacgaaagaaagaactatataggtatatatatatatagaaagagagagagagagagagaatatatcacatatatatgtatagtgAACTAAACATAATTTAGCCTTCGAGGGCTATTTTcagtatattttcaaaacacctctatgttaaaaaaaaaacaggtcaAAACTTACTCGTGGTAGTATGACTGGTTCCCGTACCATCCACGTCACAGACAAGGGCACTACCAGAATCACTGCCTTTACAGTTGATCCACACCTCTCTGTTCAGTGAGAACAGACCCTCTATGACCTCAAAATCTGGATCGTTATCGTTAAAAAGCAGAGACGGGTCCTTTTTCCCCGATGATGTGTGGACGAGGTTGAGATTAGTGCAGAAATTGTCGGCTTCTTGCCACGATCGGTCGGCGGCATCAAGATAGTAGCACTTGGTGGGCGTGCATTTCCATTCCCGATCTTCAGAGGATAAAGAACCGTGATAATAATACTAGTGATAATAAcgatgaagatgatgtcgttgatgatgatgatgatggtaataacaTCACACGAATAgaagtactactactactactactactattactactactactactactactactactactactactactactactactatactactactaccactcctactactactactactactactactactactactactactactactactactactactactactactcctactactaaaactactactgataataataataatcctaataacataaagatgataataattataatgatattaatgatgatgataaaataaattatcgtagtagtagtagtaatagaagtaaaggtagtagtagtagtagtagtagtacagcgcgtcccaaaaaaaaactatacacttttgaaatggccgccaaataaaaaatctagcactttggggaaaaagactcacatatatggaaagccaatgaagtcaactttcaatTGACACCagaaagttggaaaactattcatgcttgagcgagcactgcccactgaaacaaagggtatgaaaattagggtgggctggaattagccttccaatttatttcagttgttgagaggcaaatcatttcgaacttgcaaagttaagggcgttgtgatagATTAATGATCAACGTTGATCAGTTTTGATAGCTTCAGcaaattttttaagttattaaattgaacttttatgcatgagtgaacacaaattacacttttggagcagcatttcaactttatcatttggatctcttttggggcagcatttcaactttatcatggggatctcagcaatgtgttcatgtgAGTCGGCCAGTCGGGAGAAGAGGGGGTGAGAATCGTGAGATAgggcttaagtgggagaagtaggttgatgaaataagggtcaacagaacattcagcccctgcccccccccctctttcccaccctctcctcctgttgagagactaATGGCTATTCTTATGTacgcgtgaagtccagagcagaatgatggtttaatgattaattctgaattagggcatcaactctttcctatcaatcattcaatcaacaatttatcagtaaatcaactcattcaatgtgcaatgtgatcaataaaacattcatttttccaataaattatttcattaaccattataatcattaaatttttttggtaatcattcaaactgaccatcagccaccggtcacttggcagttaagttttgaaaaggctacaatccaggagatgagacagagagagagagagggggctggaaaatggaaaatggagatgaagaggggagggtacctatgacttttaatttgtaaaaggacaaaaagaagaggaatgcccttttaaccaagtcttagcatacctcgccctcttgcttgtaacatgtacatgtaccatcacattactctgactctcatgaacacacttctgatgtccacaagatgaatatgctacactaaaattacaattcctgttcactcatgcagtacatttcaatttagtaattcatgaaatttgcctattaaaaccaaaacttatctcactcatgaatagcagaacacccttagctttgtaagttccaaaggactaacctctcaaaaaactgtatggctaattcctgcccagcctagccaagcttagtctctcaggaggagagaagtggggggaggggttgctaaatgttctgcTGACCTTTAGCCCATCAacttacttcacctacctaagtcatattaccccctcttctcctgactgtcatgaacacattgttgagatccacatgatccacatgataaagctgcactaaaaattgcaattcatgatcactcatgcattaaatttcaatttaataacgtatgaaattttcacaaacaacaaactgatcacatctgatctttaattcaccaaataaccttcaactttgcaagtaccaaacaaaaaatctgaaagaaattggaaggctaattccagcccaccctaatttgcataccctctgtttcagtgggcagtgctcgctcaagcatgaataattttccaactttttggtgtcatttgaaagttgactttattggctttccatatctattagtcttttcccccaaagtgctacattttttatttggcagccatttcaaaagtgtatagttttttttgggacgcactgtagtagtagtagtagtagtagtagtagtagtagtagtatccagttataatcataataataataccaacaatACGAGGAGTGATGCTATATTTGGTCTAGTCATGGCATTTAAGCTTTAATCTGCTCGACCACCGGACCCAGTGTAATGCATCATGTTGTTAATACCCCTTCCCCTAAAAAAAATACCGAGTTTCTCAAAAGGAAGACATCCCATTGTATGAAGAGAGTCCTAACAACAACCTTCCTTCATCCTTCAAGACGTGgaccaggggcgtcgatccttttttcagatgggggggggggggcaaaattattAACGTTCCAAAGGTGCTCGATTGTACAAAACAcccactcacccacacacacacacacacacacatatatatatatgcctggtatattttcatctttcatacatttttgaaaGGAAATATGTAATCATTTTACAAATCATCGCATACGATTGTATCTTCTCATTTGCCTGATAAAAAGTAAGTGAGAAATCCAGATAGGCAAAAGTTTcgcaaaaaaaaagatcagaGGCCAGGTTCATTTTCGTGAGATTTTAAATCAGGGGCGGCGCTGGGATGGTTCGATTGGgcggggagggggagggggagcgACTTAAATGTGACTGGGTATTTTTTCAGTTGAATACTGACAGGGCTTTTAAAAAATTACACgaatcaggggcccgttttaTAAAGAGCTACAACTGTTgttactttgccattatggcaactaccatggcaactaccatggcaaccttgattctgattggctgttgagccttGTTATATGTTACAATGGTAATTGTCATAATGGAaaagttacaactgttgtaagtCCCTTATGAAACGGGCTCCATGGCAGATCTGTATTATTTATactcttctttcccttttctcccctTTACCCTCCCTTTTCTATCGTTTTTCCtctctatttgaaaaaaagagggaagggGTGTCACCTCTGCCCCGCGTGGCGCCGCCCCTGTAATGAATAAACCTTGGCGATTGGACTTACCTTCATGTCGGGTGGTGAGGGTGAAAGAGCAATCGGAGTTGACCATCCCGCTGTTATCAGTCACCGTGTATGTCACGGTGAGGGGTCCGTCAGCGACAGACACCGCAACGCCCGGCTGATGGCTCGACTGCGTCGACTGAATCCCAGAGTCATCGGAAGCTGTCGGTGGTGTCCACCAGAAGGTATTGGATGTCATACTCGCATCATCGACAGGAATCGTAAACGTCCGGTCAGAGGGACAGTTATGGACTGTCGGCTTGACGTCATCCGGAACCGGTCCACCTCCAACTACATTGGGCTCTTCAAAGTTCAAGTATCGACCAGAAATTTCAAATGATAAGCATTTTAAAGAACAATAAGTATGAAAAAATTGCACAATAATTATTGAATGATGATAAAGTTTGTTTCGATTATTGTAGTACAATTATTAAAACGAAACGAATTGTATCTTCATTCAATTGTGCAATTCTTTTTacttgaaaagaaattaattacAAGGGTCTATGTGGGCATTCATTTGAGAATCTTTCCTTTGTTCAGAGAGTTGTAATAGTCTTTAGAGATGGTAATTTGCACTCGTTAACATGTGAATACAGTGgtgcttaaaaaaaatgaacgtaTTCTAAGTGTTCGAATTCTGCCATGTTTGAGATATACAATTGTGAAATCAGaagataaaatatcacatttataAAGTGGTGTGGTTCGGTTAATTTTAAGCtcaattgtatatatatatatatatatatatatatatatatatatatatatattgtaaaagaaatgaatgaagagaacaatataggtgtagcttaaatcaaagttccccagagctacatagagagagaaagagggatagaggggggggggggagcaagagATAGAGTGAGAGACTAAGGATGTGCACAATGAGTCTATATCTACTTTAGATGGCAAATTGTTATATATTCTTATCTCCTTTACACCTTTAAATATCGTGGTCTAAAATTGGAATAAATGTAGTTAATGATGTACGACATTAATATTTC
This genomic window from Lytechinus variegatus isolate NC3 chromosome 10, Lvar_3.0, whole genome shotgun sequence contains:
- the LOC121423136 gene encoding uncharacterized protein LOC121423136 — its product is MTSNTFWWTPPTASDDSGIQSTQSSHQPGVAVSVADGPLTVTYTVTDNSGMVNSDCSFTLTTRHEDREWKCTPTKCYYLDAADRSWQEADNFCTNLNLVHTSSGKKDPSLLFNDNDPDFEVIEGLFSLNREVWINCKGSDSGSALVCDVDGTGTSHTTTNWKSGEPAGGVIQCVAVELISEKWTSHGCQEHYHTICHIIL